One genomic window of Bradyrhizobium sp. CCGE-LA001 includes the following:
- a CDS encoding glycosyltransferase, translating to MRVVAAVLLLVSALHAGVWGVMHEKVPAPDFKGLLPSVSYAPFEGSAHPDIDNIPTVEKIRADLKTLSTMTRAIRLYSSTGGVELVPPIAAEFGLKVTVGAWIDKDKDRNEREIKAAIELARKNSNVVGVVVGNEVIYRGEQKVEDLIGMIKKVKGAVRVPVTTGEIWNIWRDNPDLGSNVDFIAAHVLPYWENFRSDQAVDQAVDRYNLLRNLFPGKRIVIAEFGWPSQGYNLRNADPGAFQQAVILRNFVTRAEAIGMEYNIVEAIDQPWKFFEGGVGPYWGILNASREPKFAWTGPVENPDYWKLMGIALLVGILLSLPILRIEKPTARQAFLLSATANGVGAWAATVFAFWNTHYFIFGSAFALTLGMILLVPLVLIAMARIDEIAAVAFGRPPQRLITKDKPVENVPENYYPKVSIHIPAYFEPVDMLKQTLDALSRLNYPNYECVVIINNTPDPAFWQPIQDHCRALGERFKFINAEKVQGFKAGALRIAMDRTAVDAEIIGILDADYVVEPDWLKDLVPAFADPRVGLVQAPQEHRDGDLSIMHYIMNGEYAGFFDIGMVQRNELNAVIVHGTMCLIRRAAMDMAGGWSSDTICEDSDLGLAIQELGWVTHYTNTRYGQGLLPDTYEAFKKQRHRWAYGGLQIVKKHWRQFLPGKSRLTPDQKREYGLGWLNWLGAESLGVVVALLNLVWVPIVAFADIAIPDKILTLPIIGAFVVSLVHFLSMYRARVAIKPGQMLGAMIAAMSVQWTVSRAVAQGLITEHIAFARTSKGGLSRMSIEFQAFWEAVIGALLIIGAGVLIASNSYRQITEIYIFAGVLVLQSLPFLAAVAIAILELSRINSFQFWRDSAIRSAELIGLRPVALPPVGAPQAVPTEVPRETN from the coding sequence ATGCGCGTTGTCGCCGCCGTTCTGTTGCTCGTGTCTGCGCTCCACGCCGGCGTCTGGGGAGTCATGCACGAAAAGGTACCCGCGCCCGACTTCAAGGGCCTGTTGCCCAGCGTCTCCTATGCGCCGTTCGAGGGCTCCGCCCACCCCGACATCGACAACATCCCGACCGTCGAGAAAATCCGCGCCGACCTGAAGACGCTGTCGACCATGACGCGCGCGATCCGCCTCTATTCATCCACGGGCGGCGTGGAACTGGTGCCGCCGATCGCCGCCGAGTTCGGCCTCAAGGTCACCGTCGGCGCCTGGATCGACAAGGACAAGGACCGCAACGAGCGCGAGATCAAGGCTGCGATCGAGCTCGCCCGCAAGAACAGCAACGTCGTCGGCGTCGTGGTCGGCAACGAGGTGATCTACCGCGGCGAGCAGAAGGTCGAAGACCTCATCGGCATGATCAAGAAGGTCAAGGGCGCGGTCCGCGTGCCCGTCACGACCGGCGAGATCTGGAACATCTGGCGCGACAATCCCGATCTCGGCTCCAACGTCGATTTCATCGCCGCCCACGTGCTGCCCTATTGGGAAAACTTCCGCTCGGACCAGGCCGTCGATCAGGCCGTCGACCGCTACAATCTCCTGCGCAACCTGTTCCCCGGCAAGCGCATCGTGATCGCCGAGTTCGGCTGGCCGAGCCAGGGCTACAACTTACGCAACGCCGATCCCGGCGCGTTCCAGCAGGCGGTGATCCTGCGCAATTTCGTCACCCGCGCCGAAGCCATCGGCATGGAATACAACATCGTCGAAGCGATCGATCAGCCCTGGAAATTCTTCGAAGGCGGCGTCGGTCCGTATTGGGGCATCCTCAACGCCAGCCGCGAGCCGAAATTCGCCTGGACCGGCCCTGTCGAGAACCCCGATTACTGGAAGCTGATGGGCATCGCCCTGCTGGTCGGCATCCTCTTGTCGCTGCCGATCCTGCGCATCGAAAAGCCAACTGCGAGGCAAGCCTTCCTGCTGTCGGCGACGGCCAATGGCGTCGGCGCCTGGGCGGCCACCGTGTTCGCGTTCTGGAACACGCACTACTTCATCTTCGGCTCGGCCTTCGCGCTGACACTGGGCATGATCCTCCTTGTTCCTCTCGTTCTCATTGCGATGGCGCGCATCGACGAGATCGCCGCGGTCGCCTTCGGCCGGCCGCCGCAGCGGCTGATCACGAAGGACAAGCCGGTCGAGAACGTGCCCGAGAATTACTACCCGAAGGTCTCGATCCACATCCCCGCTTATTTCGAGCCGGTCGACATGCTCAAGCAGACGCTCGATGCGCTGTCGCGGCTGAACTATCCGAACTACGAATGCGTGGTCATCATCAACAACACGCCTGATCCGGCCTTCTGGCAGCCGATCCAGGACCATTGCCGCGCGCTCGGTGAACGCTTCAAGTTCATCAACGCCGAGAAGGTGCAGGGCTTCAAGGCCGGCGCCTTGCGGATCGCAATGGATCGCACCGCGGTGGACGCCGAGATCATCGGCATCCTCGACGCCGACTATGTCGTCGAGCCCGACTGGTTGAAGGACCTCGTGCCGGCGTTCGCCGATCCGCGCGTCGGCCTCGTGCAGGCGCCGCAGGAGCATCGCGACGGCGACCTGTCGATCATGCATTACATCATGAACGGCGAATATGCCGGCTTCTTCGATATCGGCATGGTCCAGCGCAACGAGCTCAACGCCGTGATCGTGCACGGCACGATGTGCCTGATCCGCCGCGCCGCGATGGACATGGCCGGCGGCTGGTCGTCGGACACGATCTGCGAGGATTCCGATCTCGGCCTAGCCATCCAGGAGCTCGGCTGGGTCACCCATTACACTAACACGCGTTACGGCCAGGGCCTGCTCCCCGACACCTACGAGGCCTTCAAGAAGCAGCGTCACCGCTGGGCCTATGGCGGCCTCCAGATCGTCAAGAAGCACTGGCGCCAGTTCCTGCCCGGCAAGAGCCGGCTGACGCCCGACCAGAAACGCGAATACGGCCTCGGCTGGCTGAACTGGCTGGGCGCCGAAAGCCTCGGCGTGGTCGTGGCCCTGCTCAACCTCGTCTGGGTGCCGATCGTCGCCTTCGCCGACATCGCCATTCCCGACAAGATCCTGACGCTGCCGATCATCGGCGCCTTCGTCGTCTCGCTGGTGCACTTCCTGTCGATGTACCGCGCCCGCGTCGCGATCAAGCCCGGCCAGATGCTGGGCGCGATGATCGCGGCGATGAGCGTGCAATGGACGGTGTCGCGCGCCGTGGCGCAGGGCCTGATCACCGAGCACATCGCCTTCGCCCGCACCTCCAAGGGCGGCCTGTCCCGCATGTCGATCGAGTTCCAGGCGTTCTGGGAGGCCGTGATCGGCGCCCTCCTCATCATCGGCGCTGGGGTCCTGATCGCCTCCAACAGCTACCGCCAGATCACCGAGATCTACATCTTCGCCGGCGTGCTGGTGCTGCAGAGCCTGCCATTCCTCGCCGCAGTCGCGATCGCGATCCTCGAGCTCAGCCGCATCAACTCGTTCCAGTTCTGGCGCGACAGCGCGATCCGCTCCGCCGAGCTGATCGGCCTGCGCCCGGTGGCGCTGCCTCCCGTGGGCGCGCCGCAAGCCGTGCCGACCGAGGTACCGCGGGAGACGAACTGA
- a CDS encoding DEAD/DEAH box helicase, protein MMALHLLAQWRQSGSSGLVFLAESENRAERLGSVIHALDPSCEVLVFPRLNTLPFDQLEPSHELAGRRASVLRRLAKSRKPLFLVSTAEAVMERLPPPASLSRLSVSLKVGGAFSEQDLETRLQSLGYDLDDEPDYPGGALFHGQTFEIFPAGALGPFRIEHSERAIRRIVAFDPQEHDIIFETNELVVDPMSERLGFAGKRGQRASLFDYCGRAKWVADAGVPSHVDAWLGTIEEAAPRAEREREYLGRADWKRLSKGMKVLPRTASLQTTPEFSKLTSARKALRAFVDETRRAGARLVLVAAIEDDLRVMERMGGVKAQRCDDWAEATSGRNGEMALLADLDAGFVLPGKKPLVVVTASDVLGSRAHHPQPMARAWSAAFDHADVPEQGTVVIHLQRGLAVLDGLQTVNTGGGAMREMIRLKFAGDNAVLVPPPDLALMWPYATELGKLALDKADGSTWWARRSEAEREIQAAGKVLAKHISQRRRRRGEKLVPPGSAYEKFVARFPYFTTSDQAKAIADVLDDLASGHPMDRVICGDVGFGKTEVALRAAAAVVLSGKQVAVAVPTTVLARQHVATFQKRFAPFGIEVGNLSRATSGAELRETREGLRSGRIKVVIGTQALTGKDVKFSDLGLVIIDEEQHFGAAEKAKLSGLAKNVHVLMMSATPIPRTLAAGLAGFRDLSVIASPPVHRLPVATRIAPLSDAAIASALLREQRRHGQSFLICPRIQDLDPMLARVQAVAPELRIVCLHGRLGADEIDDRMMSFVEGRADVLLATNIVESGLDIPRANTIVVCWPEKFGLAQLHQLRGRVGRSGIRAFAHLLTEGASGQSEKRLAVLEEFSRPGAGFAISERDLDLRGAGDLFSEQQSGHVQVFGPVLYSHLLKMASEKAGEERAAVWVPDLNLPVPDMLPETYVQSEPVRLELYARAARCNDEDDLDDLEEETSRRFGPLPQGAGDFFAAAKLRIECKRRGIIRLDVGPEAAAATFLPGRLRKSRGKSLQRDGDRVVYHSPMRDAPFERVEELFELLDEG, encoded by the coding sequence ATGATGGCTCTGCATCTGCTTGCACAATGGAGGCAGTCCGGCAGTAGCGGTCTCGTCTTTCTGGCCGAGAGCGAGAACAGGGCAGAGCGGCTGGGCAGCGTCATTCACGCGCTCGATCCGTCCTGCGAGGTCCTGGTGTTTCCGCGATTGAACACGTTGCCGTTCGATCAGCTGGAGCCGTCCCACGAGCTCGCGGGGCGTAGAGCGTCGGTGCTGCGACGCCTCGCCAAATCCAGGAAGCCGTTGTTTCTGGTTTCGACGGCGGAGGCCGTGATGGAGCGCCTGCCGCCGCCGGCGAGCCTGTCGCGCCTGAGCGTGAGCCTGAAGGTGGGCGGCGCGTTCTCCGAGCAGGACCTCGAGACGCGCCTGCAATCCCTGGGTTACGATCTCGACGACGAGCCGGACTATCCGGGCGGAGCGCTGTTTCACGGCCAGACCTTCGAGATATTTCCCGCGGGCGCGCTGGGCCCATTTCGGATCGAGCATTCGGAGCGCGCGATCAGACGGATCGTGGCGTTCGATCCGCAAGAGCACGACATCATCTTCGAGACGAACGAGCTTGTGGTCGATCCCATGTCGGAGCGGCTCGGCTTCGCCGGCAAGCGAGGTCAGCGCGCCAGCTTGTTCGACTATTGCGGACGCGCAAAATGGGTCGCCGACGCCGGCGTTCCCTCGCACGTTGATGCCTGGCTCGGCACGATCGAGGAGGCCGCGCCGCGTGCGGAGCGGGAGCGTGAATATCTCGGACGCGCTGACTGGAAGCGGCTGTCCAAGGGCATGAAGGTGCTGCCGCGAACGGCATCGTTGCAGACCACGCCGGAGTTCTCGAAGCTGACCTCCGCACGGAAGGCGCTGCGGGCGTTCGTCGATGAGACGCGCCGGGCCGGTGCACGTTTGGTCCTCGTCGCAGCGATCGAGGACGATCTGCGCGTGATGGAGCGGATGGGCGGCGTCAAGGCGCAGCGCTGCGACGACTGGGCGGAGGCGACGAGCGGGCGGAACGGCGAGATGGCGCTGCTGGCCGATCTCGATGCGGGCTTCGTCCTGCCCGGCAAGAAGCCTCTGGTCGTCGTCACGGCGTCCGACGTGCTCGGCAGCCGCGCGCATCACCCGCAGCCGATGGCGCGGGCCTGGAGTGCGGCCTTCGATCATGCCGATGTGCCCGAGCAGGGCACGGTGGTCATCCATCTCCAGCGCGGGCTTGCCGTGCTCGACGGCTTGCAGACCGTGAACACGGGCGGTGGCGCGATGCGCGAGATGATCCGCCTGAAGTTCGCCGGCGACAATGCGGTGCTGGTGCCGCCGCCCGATCTCGCCTTGATGTGGCCTTACGCAACCGAGCTCGGCAAGCTCGCGCTCGACAAGGCGGATGGCAGCACATGGTGGGCGCGCCGTAGCGAAGCCGAGCGCGAAATCCAGGCTGCGGGCAAGGTGCTGGCCAAGCACATCAGCCAGCGCCGGCGGCGGCGCGGCGAAAAGCTGGTGCCGCCCGGATCTGCCTATGAGAAGTTCGTGGCGCGCTTTCCCTATTTCACCACGAGCGATCAGGCCAAGGCCATTGCCGACGTGCTTGATGACCTCGCCTCCGGTCACCCGATGGACCGCGTGATCTGCGGCGACGTCGGTTTCGGCAAGACCGAGGTGGCGCTGCGTGCGGCGGCCGCCGTCGTGCTGTCGGGCAAGCAGGTCGCGGTCGCGGTGCCGACGACGGTGCTGGCGCGCCAGCACGTCGCAACGTTCCAGAAGCGCTTTGCGCCGTTCGGCATCGAGGTGGGTAACCTGTCGCGGGCCACCTCGGGCGCGGAGCTGCGCGAGACCAGGGAGGGACTGCGCAGCGGCCGGATCAAGGTCGTGATCGGCACCCAGGCGCTCACGGGCAAGGACGTCAAGTTTAGCGATCTCGGCCTCGTCATCATCGACGAGGAACAGCATTTCGGCGCGGCCGAGAAGGCGAAGCTCTCGGGCCTCGCCAAGAACGTCCACGTGCTCATGATGAGCGCGACGCCGATCCCGCGGACGCTGGCTGCCGGCCTTGCCGGCTTCCGCGACCTCAGCGTGATCGCGTCGCCCCCGGTGCACCGGCTGCCGGTCGCAACGCGGATCGCGCCGCTGTCGGATGCGGCCATCGCTTCTGCGCTGCTGCGCGAGCAGCGCCGCCACGGGCAGAGCTTCCTGATCTGTCCGCGCATCCAGGACCTCGATCCCATGCTGGCGCGGGTGCAGGCGGTGGCGCCCGAGCTTCGCATCGTCTGCCTGCACGGACGATTGGGCGCCGACGAGATCGACGACCGCATGATGAGCTTCGTCGAGGGCAGGGCCGACGTGCTGCTCGCCACCAATATCGTGGAGAGCGGCCTCGACATTCCCCGCGCCAACACCATCGTGGTGTGCTGGCCCGAGAAGTTCGGCCTCGCCCAGCTGCACCAGCTCCGCGGCCGCGTCGGCCGCAGCGGCATCCGCGCCTTCGCTCATTTGTTGACCGAGGGCGCGTCCGGACAATCGGAGAAGCGGCTCGCCGTGCTCGAGGAGTTCAGCCGGCCGGGCGCCGGCTTTGCCATCAGCGAACGCGACCTCGATCTGCGCGGCGCCGGCGACCTGTTCTCCGAGCAGCAATCCGGCCATGTCCAGGTGTTCGGGCCGGTGCTCTACAGCCATCTCTTGAAGATGGCCTCGGAGAAGGCCGGCGAGGAGCGCGCCGCGGTGTGGGTGCCCGATTTGAACCTGCCGGTCCCGGACATGCTGCCCGAGACCTATGTGCAGTCCGAGCCCGTGCGGCTCGAGCTCTATGCGCGCGCCGCGAGATGCAATGACGAGGACGACCTCGACGACCTCGAGGAGGAGACCTCCCGCCGCTTCGGGCCCTTGCCGCAGGGCGCGGGTGACTTCTTCGCCGCAGCAAAGCTGCGGATCGAGTGCAAGCGGCGCGGCATCATCCGCCTCGACGTCGGCCCTGAGGCTGCCGCCGCAACGTTCCTGCCGGGCCGCTTACGGAAGTCGCGGGGCAAGTCGCTTCAACGCGATGGCGACCGCGTCGTCTATCACAGCCCGATGCGGGACGCGCCGTTCGAGCGGGTGGAGGAGCTGTTCGAGCTGCTGGACGAGGGGTGA
- a CDS encoding NUDIX hydrolase, giving the protein MAKSSKLVAARRGKVLLVRRRSDGLWMFPGGRKRARESEKDCLRREIKEELPKLKLGRISLWKEVTARNKRSGRKMSDAIFIAKGAKGRLTIGDKKEIDRAAWQRPRGIRLTPTSRYIRDRLFPRKPRRG; this is encoded by the coding sequence ATGGCGAAGTCTTCCAAGCTGGTTGCCGCCAGGCGCGGCAAGGTGTTGTTGGTCAGACGCCGATCCGACGGTCTCTGGATGTTCCCGGGCGGCCGCAAGCGGGCGCGCGAGTCCGAGAAGGACTGCCTGCGACGCGAGATCAAGGAGGAGCTGCCCAAGCTGAAGCTCGGCCGGATCAGTCTCTGGAAGGAAGTGACGGCCAGGAATAAGCGCTCCGGCCGCAAGATGAGCGATGCCATCTTCATCGCCAAGGGCGCCAAGGGCAGGCTGACGATCGGCGACAAGAAAGAGATCGACCGCGCTGCCTGGCAGCGGCCCCGCGGCATCCGCCTGACGCCGACCTCGCGCTACATCCGCGACCGCCTGTTTCCGAGGAAGCCGCGGCGGGGGTGA
- a CDS encoding AI-2E family transporter, with translation MKSLRQLLTGEDIIQLVIRLGLLALLIIWTFLIIRPFVPILAWSGVLAVAFYPAFSWLAKILGGRPKTAAALLTLITLGIVIGPATWLGLSAVDGVRELAHQLGTGDLALQSAPEQLKSWPLVGPWLYELWDQTYTNIRAVLREVAPYLQPLAGPLLSLAGDAGLGTVQFLLSVFVAGFLFPHGPRLVAAGRNFLFRIVPEQSEHFLGLAGATIRAVAQGVIGVAVVQALLAGFGFKLAAVPSAGLLAFIVLLLSIVQIGAFLVLLPVIIWIWTAKDVTTALLLTVFLVLVGFIDTMLKPLVMGRGLTTPTIVIFAGVIGGTLAHGIVGLFIGPIILSVAWELMMAWIRTEDRVEGAKAEPTP, from the coding sequence GTGAAAAGTCTCCGTCAGCTCCTGACGGGAGAGGATATCATCCAGCTCGTGATCCGGCTCGGCCTGCTCGCCCTGCTGATCATCTGGACCTTCCTGATCATCCGCCCGTTTGTGCCGATCCTGGCCTGGAGCGGCGTGCTCGCGGTTGCGTTCTACCCGGCCTTCAGCTGGCTGGCCAAGATCCTCGGCGGCCGGCCGAAGACCGCGGCTGCGCTCCTGACCCTGATCACGCTGGGCATCGTCATCGGCCCTGCGACCTGGCTCGGTCTCAGTGCGGTCGATGGCGTGCGGGAGCTGGCGCACCAGCTCGGCACCGGCGATCTCGCGCTCCAGTCGGCGCCGGAGCAGCTCAAATCGTGGCCGCTGGTCGGCCCGTGGCTCTATGAGCTCTGGGACCAGACCTACACCAACATCCGAGCGGTGTTGCGCGAGGTGGCGCCATATCTCCAGCCGCTGGCGGGACCGCTGTTGTCGCTCGCGGGCGATGCCGGCCTCGGCACTGTCCAGTTCCTGCTTTCGGTGTTCGTTGCCGGCTTCCTGTTTCCGCACGGACCGCGGCTGGTTGCGGCCGGCCGCAACTTCCTGTTTCGCATCGTGCCCGAGCAGAGCGAGCATTTCCTGGGGCTCGCGGGTGCGACCATCCGCGCCGTGGCGCAAGGGGTGATCGGCGTCGCGGTGGTGCAGGCGTTGCTCGCCGGTTTCGGCTTCAAGCTTGCTGCCGTGCCGAGCGCTGGCCTTCTCGCCTTCATCGTGCTGCTGCTCTCGATCGTGCAGATCGGCGCCTTTCTCGTGCTGCTGCCGGTGATCATCTGGATCTGGACCGCCAAGGACGTTACCACCGCGCTGCTGCTCACCGTGTTTCTCGTCCTGGTCGGCTTCATCGACACCATGCTGAAGCCGCTCGTCATGGGGCGCGGCCTGACCACGCCGACCATCGTGATCTTTGCCGGCGTGATCGGTGGCACGCTCGCCCACGGCATCGTCGGCCTGTTCATCGGGCCGATCATCCTGTCGGTGGCTTGGGAGCTGATGATGGCCTGGATCCGGACGGAGGACCGGGTGGAGGGGGCAAAGGCCGAGCCGACGCCCTGA
- a CDS encoding acetoacetate--CoA ligase, with protein MTAPFVPQIALYRTWLAEKRGLTFSSYEDMRQWSVRDLDGFWRSIWDYYDLQSPTPFATVIAERKMPGAVWFPGAQVNYARQVFRHVEAADAAGLPAIVSAGEDGRLTETSWPELRRKAAALALHLKDKGIKPGDRVAAYLPNIPETIIAFLAAASIGAVWSVCAPDMAAPAVIDRFKQIEPKVLIACDAVRYAGRHHDRKDVVAELRRSLPTVEHVILHSEVAPPAAPDALLSDVVAMTGAAIDAFEPTWLPFDHPLWIVYSSGTTGLPKPIVHGHGGIVIVVLALLGLHNDIGCSYHQNSFGERYHWYSSTGWIMWNSQVGGLLGGTTCCIFDGSPGGTKDNPDWTTLWRFVAQSKATFFGAGAAFFANCAKAEVDLAAAGDLTRLRCLGSTGSPLSADTQGWFNARFATLSATNGSKAQADIWWANISGGTDFAGAFIGGNRELPQTPGAMQCRLLGAAVEAFNDQGRAVTGEVGELVCTEPMPSMPLYFWNDKDGARYRASYFETYPDNFDDSGRGPVWRHGDWLKVNADGSCVIYGRSDATINRHGLRMGTSELYSAIEALPEVLDSLVVDLEYLGRDSYMPLFVVLRDGVALDDTMQAKINKAIEIGLSRRFLPNEIFAVAEIPRTLSGKKQELPIKKLLLGQAVEKVINKEAMANPGCLGWYLAFARDYLARTAA; from the coding sequence ATGACCGCCCCCTTCGTTCCGCAGATCGCTCTCTACCGCACCTGGCTTGCCGAGAAGCGTGGCCTCACATTCTCGAGCTACGAGGACATGCGGCAGTGGTCGGTTCGCGATCTCGACGGCTTCTGGCGCAGCATCTGGGACTATTACGACCTGCAATCACCGACGCCATTCGCGACCGTAATCGCCGAGCGCAAGATGCCCGGTGCGGTGTGGTTTCCCGGTGCACAGGTCAATTATGCGCGGCAGGTGTTCCGCCATGTCGAGGCCGCCGATGCCGCAGGCCTGCCTGCGATCGTCAGCGCCGGTGAGGACGGCAGGCTGACGGAGACGAGCTGGCCCGAGCTGCGGCGCAAGGCCGCTGCACTCGCGCTGCATCTGAAGGACAAAGGCATCAAGCCCGGCGACCGTGTTGCGGCCTATCTGCCCAACATCCCCGAGACCATCATCGCATTCCTTGCAGCCGCCAGCATCGGCGCCGTCTGGAGCGTCTGCGCGCCCGATATGGCTGCACCGGCTGTGATCGACCGCTTCAAGCAGATCGAGCCGAAAGTGCTGATCGCCTGCGACGCCGTTCGCTATGCCGGCCGACACCACGACCGCAAGGATGTCGTTGCCGAGCTGCGGCGTTCGCTGCCTACGGTCGAGCACGTTATCCTGCACAGCGAGGTCGCCCCGCCCGCTGCTCCGGACGCCCTGCTCTCCGACGTCGTCGCCATGACGGGCGCTGCCATCGACGCCTTCGAGCCAACCTGGCTGCCATTCGATCACCCGCTCTGGATCGTTTATTCCAGCGGCACCACCGGCCTACCGAAGCCGATCGTCCACGGTCATGGCGGCATCGTCATCGTGGTACTGGCGCTGCTGGGCCTGCACAATGATATCGGCTGCTCCTATCACCAGAACTCGTTCGGCGAGCGCTATCACTGGTACTCTTCGACCGGCTGGATCATGTGGAATTCGCAGGTCGGTGGCCTGCTCGGCGGCACCACCTGCTGCATTTTCGACGGCAGCCCCGGCGGCACCAAGGACAATCCGGACTGGACCACATTGTGGCGTTTCGTCGCGCAATCGAAGGCGACCTTCTTCGGCGCGGGGGCGGCATTCTTCGCGAATTGCGCCAAGGCCGAGGTCGATCTGGCGGCCGCCGGCGATCTGACGCGACTGCGGTGTCTCGGCTCGACCGGCTCGCCGCTCAGCGCCGACACGCAGGGCTGGTTCAATGCGCGCTTTGCGACGTTGTCGGCGACCAACGGCAGCAAGGCGCAGGCGGACATCTGGTGGGCCAACATCTCCGGCGGCACCGACTTCGCCGGCGCCTTCATTGGCGGTAATCGCGAGCTGCCGCAGACACCCGGTGCGATGCAGTGCCGCCTGCTCGGCGCCGCAGTCGAGGCGTTCAATGACCAGGGTCGCGCCGTCACGGGCGAGGTCGGCGAGCTCGTCTGCACCGAGCCGATGCCGTCGATGCCGCTGTATTTCTGGAACGACAAGGACGGCGCGCGCTATCGGGCCAGCTATTTCGAGACCTATCCGGACAATTTCGACGACAGCGGTCGCGGGCCCGTGTGGCGGCACGGCGACTGGCTCAAGGTCAATGCGGACGGCTCCTGCGTCATCTATGGCCGCAGCGATGCGACGATCAACCGGCACGGCCTGCGCATGGGCACGAGCGAGCTCTATTCCGCGATCGAGGCTCTGCCGGAGGTGCTGGACTCCCTCGTTGTGGATCTCGAGTATCTCGGCCGCGACAGCTACATGCCGCTGTTCGTGGTGCTGCGCGACGGCGTCGCGCTCGACGATACGATGCAGGCCAAGATCAACAAGGCGATCGAGATCGGTCTATCCCGGCGTTTCCTGCCGAACGAAATTTTCGCCGTCGCCGAGATCCCGCGCACGCTCTCCGGCAAGAAGCAGGAGCTGCCTATTAAGAAGCTCCTGCTTGGCCAGGCGGTCGAAAAGGTCATCAACAAGGAGGCGATGGCCAATCCCGGCTGTCTCGGCTGGTATCTCGCCTTCGCGCGCGACTACCTGGCCAGAACGGCAGCGTGA
- a CDS encoding formyltransferase family protein — translation MRITLVGSRHFGVTTLNMLREHSVTIVRVVVADADDRLAAAAKAAGIEVVVQANPKLVVASEIAPDTDLIITAHSHARIGKDALAAAKLGGIGYHPSLLPRHRGKAAVEWTIKEGDPIAGGTIYHLADRMDAGAIAAQDWCFVRKGETARELWERALAPLGLKLLADVIDYAKVHKALPAKVQDEQFATSAPSLS, via the coding sequence ATGCGCATTACCCTGGTCGGCTCCCGACATTTCGGCGTGACCACCCTGAACATGCTCCGGGAGCACAGCGTCACGATCGTTCGGGTCGTGGTGGCGGATGCCGACGATCGTCTCGCCGCGGCCGCCAAGGCGGCCGGCATCGAGGTGGTGGTCCAGGCCAATCCGAAGCTGGTGGTGGCCTCCGAGATCGCGCCCGATACTGACCTGATCATCACGGCGCACAGCCACGCCCGGATCGGCAAGGACGCGCTCGCCGCGGCCAAGCTGGGTGGAATCGGCTATCATCCCTCGCTATTGCCGCGCCATCGCGGCAAGGCAGCCGTGGAATGGACCATCAAGGAAGGCGACCCGATCGCCGGCGGCACGATCTACCACCTCGCCGACCGCATGGACGCAGGCGCCATCGCCGCCCAGGACTGGTGCTTCGTCAGGAAGGGCGAGACGGCGCGGGAGCTCTGGGAGCGCGCGCTGGCGCCCCTCGGCCTCAAGCTGCTGGCCGACGTGATCGACTACGCCAAAGTCCACAAGGCGCTTCCGGCCAAGGTTCAGGACGAGCAGTTCGCAACCTCGGCCCCGAGTCTCTCGTGA
- a CDS encoding RidA family protein has translation MQILQPAEWKKPRGFSHGVVVQGPGRWVVLAGQTGGDETGNYAPDMAAQVATALKRIIKLLAEAGAGPEHIVRLTWYLTSRSEYEAAGPGIGAAWKETLGRNFPPSTLLYIGGLVDERAKVEIEVTAFVPNA, from the coding sequence ATGCAAATCTTGCAACCGGCCGAATGGAAGAAACCGCGCGGCTTTTCCCACGGCGTCGTGGTCCAGGGGCCCGGCCGCTGGGTGGTTCTCGCCGGGCAGACCGGCGGCGATGAGACCGGCAACTACGCGCCCGACATGGCGGCACAGGTTGCGACCGCGCTGAAGCGGATCATCAAGCTCTTGGCGGAGGCCGGCGCGGGCCCCGAGCACATCGTTCGTTTGACCTGGTACCTGACCAGCCGCAGCGAATATGAGGCCGCGGGCCCGGGCATCGGCGCGGCCTGGAAGGAGACGCTGGGGCGCAATTTCCCGCCCTCGACGCTGCTTTACATCGGTGGCCTGGTAGACGAGCGGGCCAAGGTCGAGATCGAGGTCACAGCGTTTGTGCCGAACGCATAA